One window from the genome of Chloroflexota bacterium encodes:
- a CDS encoding SDR family oxidoreductase produces the protein MAADSTGDERRGEFLDELFGLSGEVAVVGGGTGVLGGVIAGCLGAAGAKVAVLGRNQEEGQRRVKVIAEAGGEAIFVPYVATDAESVAEAHAQVRDAFGTVTVAVNAVGGNHPSAVVSAEQAFEDLTLDAVRNNLDLNLTSAWLACQEFGPAMLANGRGSVINIGSMAGGERPLSRVPVYAIAKSGVATLTYFLAREWQGIVRVNMIVPGFFETTQNRSLLRNPDGSLSERGEQIAAHTPMGRFGEPAELGGAAVYLASNASAFTTGLAFVVDGGFSVQSI, from the coding sequence ATGGCGGCAGATAGCACAGGGGACGAACGGCGCGGCGAGTTTCTCGACGAGCTCTTCGGCCTCAGCGGAGAAGTGGCGGTCGTAGGCGGCGGCACGGGTGTTTTGGGCGGTGTGATCGCGGGGTGCCTCGGCGCGGCCGGTGCGAAGGTCGCGGTGCTGGGTCGCAACCAGGAAGAGGGCCAACGCCGAGTTAAGGTCATCGCGGAAGCCGGTGGAGAAGCAATCTTCGTGCCCTACGTTGCAACAGACGCGGAGTCGGTCGCGGAGGCGCACGCGCAGGTGCGAGACGCGTTCGGAACTGTTACCGTGGCGGTAAATGCGGTTGGTGGTAACCACCCGTCCGCTGTCGTCAGCGCGGAACAGGCATTCGAGGATCTCACGCTGGATGCGGTGCGTAACAATCTCGATCTCAATCTCACGTCGGCCTGGCTGGCCTGCCAGGAGTTCGGTCCGGCCATGCTGGCGAACGGACGCGGCAGCGTCATCAACATCGGGTCCATGGCGGGCGGCGAGCGGCCGCTTTCACGGGTGCCGGTGTACGCCATCGCCAAGTCGGGAGTGGCAACGCTGACATACTTCCTGGCCCGGGAATGGCAGGGCATTGTGCGTGTCAATATGATCGTCCCCGGCTTTTTCGAGACGACGCAGAACCGTTCCTTGCTGCGCAACCCAGACGGCAGCCTCAGCGAGCGCGGTGAACAAATCGCCGCCCACACCCCCATGGGACGCTTTGGCGAGCCCGCCGAGCTTGGCGGAGCGGCGGTCTATCTTGCATCCAACGCCAGCGCTTTTACGACCGGGCTGGCCTTTGTCGTGGACGGCGGGTTCTCAGTGCAGTCGATTTGA
- a CDS encoding type II toxin-antitoxin system HicB family antitoxin: MMKYKGYSAAVSFDYEAGVFQGEVVDTRDVIVFEGDSVAQLEREFRFSIDDYLAACAERGRIPDRPFSGRVPLRLAPEIHRAATTAARAEGKSLNAWLAETIERAASG, encoded by the coding sequence ATGATGAAGTACAAAGGCTATAGCGCGGCTGTTAGCTTCGATTACGAGGCGGGAGTCTTTCAAGGTGAGGTGGTGGACACGCGTGACGTGATCGTCTTTGAAGGCGACTCCGTGGCGCAACTTGAGAGAGAGTTTCGGTTCTCCATAGACGACTACTTGGCTGCATGTGCTGAGCGAGGCCGGATACCGGATCGACCGTTCTCAGGGCGGGTTCCGCTGCGTTTAGCGCCAGAGATTCATCGTGCAGCTACGACCGCAGCGCGAGCGGAAGGCAAGAGTCTTAATGCTTGGCTGGCCGAAACTATTGAAAGGGCGGCATCGGGCTAA
- a CDS encoding TldD/PmbA family protein yields MRERIEDALKQHTADYVEVRIEETQSTNITYRGKDLEEVGTTTQLGGSVRAAVNGGWGFVSFNRIDGLQEKVSQAVSQARLVGNEKTELADVPPVQDVVRVSMQRDPREVALAEKKHLMDSYVEEIWRTPKIQTSTVRYGDGYRKQYFGNSSGTYIEQERGRVTAHFGVVARDNGNVQQARSGFASSEDYGVVEGHHDEVRETAEKAVGMLAATPPKGGEFMVILDSTLAGVFAHEAFGHLSEADHVYENDKLKEIMVLGRTFGGKYLNIIDSGRVQGLTGSFAYDDEGVPTGKQYLIREGDLVGRLHSRETAGKMNEAPTGNARAQSYRVPPLVRMRNTAIEPGETPLEDMLAEVKDGVYCKNWYGGQTSMEMFTFSCMEAYAIRDGKLAEPLRGVNLSGNVFTTLENIVAVGNDFAWDPAGGTCGKGGQSAPVGDGSPHVLISKCLVGGQ; encoded by the coding sequence ATGCGCGAACGCATCGAAGACGCGCTAAAGCAACATACAGCGGACTACGTGGAAGTCCGCATCGAGGAAACGCAGTCTACGAATATCACCTACCGGGGCAAGGACTTGGAGGAGGTGGGCACAACTACGCAGCTTGGCGGCTCTGTGCGCGCGGCGGTGAACGGCGGCTGGGGTTTTGTTTCCTTCAATCGGATCGATGGTCTGCAAGAAAAGGTGTCTCAAGCTGTCAGTCAAGCGCGTCTTGTAGGCAACGAAAAAACGGAATTGGCCGACGTGCCGCCGGTACAGGACGTGGTGCGGGTCTCCATGCAGCGTGATCCACGAGAGGTCGCGCTGGCGGAGAAGAAGCACCTTATGGACTCGTATGTGGAAGAAATCTGGCGGACGCCCAAGATTCAGACCTCCACGGTGCGCTATGGCGACGGCTACCGCAAGCAGTATTTCGGTAACTCAAGTGGAACATACATTGAACAAGAGCGGGGACGCGTAACTGCTCATTTCGGCGTCGTCGCGCGTGATAACGGCAATGTGCAGCAAGCGCGGTCAGGCTTTGCCAGCAGCGAGGACTATGGCGTCGTGGAAGGCCATCACGACGAGGTGCGCGAGACGGCCGAAAAAGCCGTGGGGATGCTCGCTGCCACACCGCCAAAGGGCGGGGAGTTCATGGTGATTCTCGACTCCACGCTGGCGGGTGTCTTTGCGCACGAGGCGTTTGGGCACTTATCGGAAGCCGATCACGTGTATGAGAACGACAAGCTCAAAGAGATCATGGTCCTGGGCCGCACATTCGGCGGCAAGTACCTCAACATCATAGACAGCGGCCGGGTGCAGGGCCTCACCGGCTCGTTCGCGTACGATGACGAAGGGGTGCCTACGGGCAAGCAATACCTGATCCGGGAAGGCGATTTGGTGGGGCGGCTGCACTCGCGGGAGACCGCGGGCAAGATGAACGAAGCCCCCACGGGCAATGCCCGCGCCCAGAGCTACCGTGTGCCGCCGCTGGTCCGCATGCGCAATACGGCTATCGAGCCGGGTGAGACTCCTCTGGAGGATATGCTGGCGGAGGTGAAGGACGGCGTCTACTGCAAGAACTGGTACGGCGGCCAGACAAGCATGGAGATGTTCACATTCTCCTGCATGGAGGCCTATGCCATCCGGGACGGTAAGTTGGCCGAGCCGCTGCGTGGCGTTAATCTTTCCGGCAATGTCTTCACGACGTTGGAGAACATCGTCGCCGTCGGCAACGATTTTGCGTGGGACCCCGCGGGTGGGACGTGCGGCAAGGGCGGCCAGTCGGCGCCGGTGGGCGACGGCAGCCCCCACGTACTCATTAGCAAGTGCTTGGTGGGAGGTCAGTAG
- the selD gene encoding selenide, water dikinase SelD — MTSPVRLTSLASCAGUAGKLGPAELAQVLRAFPTQADSNLLVGLTAPDDAAVYRMSDEQAIISTADFFPPVVDDPYAFGQIAAANALSDVYAMGGEPLFALNLAGFPDDLDLDILSRIFQGGADKVIEAGAVIAGGHTVTDEEPKYGLAVTGQVHPERIFTKAGAQPGDLLVLTKPIGTGVITTAHKRDCVRPSHLTEATASMCRLNGGASRLLQQFTVHACTDVTGYGLLGHAMEMARHGNVLFEINAQAVPLLSGALGYAQDDVMPGGLDRNRQHLEMEGLLTVANEVPPALAALLFDPQTSGGLLAAVPPQEQPQLVEEFRAANEPLWIIGKVREGTGITVTAS, encoded by the coding sequence ATGACATCACCGGTCAGACTAACCAGCCTGGCTTCCTGCGCCGGGTGAGCAGGCAAACTCGGCCCCGCCGAGCTCGCGCAGGTACTGCGCGCCTTTCCCACACAAGCCGATAGCAATCTGCTGGTAGGTCTCACCGCGCCCGACGATGCCGCCGTATATCGCATGAGCGACGAACAGGCCATCATCAGTACGGCGGACTTCTTCCCGCCGGTTGTCGATGATCCCTACGCTTTCGGACAGATTGCGGCCGCCAACGCCCTGAGCGACGTGTATGCCATGGGGGGAGAGCCGCTTTTCGCCCTCAACCTCGCGGGCTTTCCTGATGACCTCGATCTGGACATCCTGAGCCGCATCTTCCAGGGCGGCGCGGACAAGGTGATTGAGGCCGGCGCCGTAATAGCGGGCGGTCATACGGTGACTGACGAAGAACCAAAATACGGCCTGGCGGTCACGGGGCAGGTACATCCCGAACGCATCTTCACCAAGGCCGGCGCCCAACCGGGCGACCTGCTGGTGCTGACAAAACCCATTGGCACCGGCGTGATAACTACGGCTCACAAGCGCGATTGTGTCCGGCCTTCGCACCTCACGGAAGCGACGGCGAGCATGTGCCGTCTCAATGGCGGGGCCTCGCGCCTACTCCAACAATTCACTGTCCACGCCTGCACCGACGTTACCGGCTACGGCCTGCTCGGCCACGCTATGGAGATGGCGCGCCACGGCAACGTCCTTTTTGAAATCAACGCACAAGCCGTCCCGCTGCTGTCCGGCGCATTAGGCTACGCCCAAGACGACGTGATGCCGGGCGGGCTTGACCGCAATCGTCAGCACTTGGAAATGGAAGGACTGCTCACCGTTGCCAATGAAGTCCCACCCGCCCTCGCCGCACTCCTCTTCGATCCCCAGACCAGCGGCGGCCTCCTGGCAGCCGTGCCACCGCAAGAGCAACCCCAACTGGTAGAAGAATTCCGCGCCGCCAACGAGCCGCTCTGGATAATTGGCAAGGTACGCGAGGGAACCGGCATTACGGTTACGGCGAGTTAG
- a CDS encoding DegV family protein — MSAIAIVTDSTSDLDPTIAAEQHITLVPAHVRFGDIDYKDGVDITGEQFYTMLTEAQDLPQTSQPSVGEFAEVYERLAQDHDHIVSLHVSGKLSGTMQSALTAAQQFEDKSSCSIHVVDTQSASIGLAYIACEAARLVGEDAEVDHVVSRVKSVADLMHLAFTPDTLEYLRRGGRLGAASHLVGSLLRIKPVLILEDGAIEALDKVRTRSRVVERMVRYVESVAGPEGTLTHLGVMHANDPDFAAELQEAILGRVSAERVMNGSIGPAIGTHAGPGAVGISFHKE; from the coding sequence ATGAGTGCGATTGCCATCGTAACTGATAGCACGAGCGACCTCGATCCCACGATTGCCGCCGAGCAGCACATAACCTTAGTGCCGGCGCACGTGCGTTTCGGAGATATCGATTACAAGGACGGTGTGGACATCACGGGCGAGCAATTCTATACAATGCTCACCGAGGCTCAGGACCTGCCCCAGACATCGCAACCCTCAGTAGGTGAATTTGCCGAAGTCTACGAGCGATTGGCGCAGGACCACGACCATATCGTGTCGCTTCACGTATCCGGCAAGCTGAGCGGCACCATGCAGTCGGCGCTGACAGCCGCGCAGCAGTTTGAGGACAAATCCTCTTGCAGCATCCACGTGGTTGATACGCAATCGGCTTCGATTGGGTTAGCGTATATAGCGTGTGAAGCGGCCCGGCTCGTTGGCGAAGACGCGGAAGTCGATCACGTCGTAAGTCGCGTCAAGAGTGTCGCCGACCTTATGCACCTCGCCTTTACCCCCGATACCTTGGAATACCTGCGGCGCGGCGGTCGCCTCGGGGCGGCCTCTCACTTGGTTGGTTCGCTACTCCGCATCAAGCCGGTACTCATTCTCGAGGATGGCGCAATTGAAGCGCTTGATAAGGTGCGCACGCGGTCCCGCGTCGTCGAACGCATGGTGCGCTATGTGGAATCCGTCGCCGGACCTGAGGGAACGCTCACGCATCTTGGCGTGATGCACGCCAATGACCCGGATTTCGCGGCCGAGTTGCAAGAGGCGATCTTGGGCCGCGTTTCTGCCGAGAGAGTCATGAACGGGTCAATTGGACCGGCCATCGGCACGCACGCGGGACCGGGCGCAGTCGGCATATCATTTCATAAGGAGTAA
- a CDS encoding type II toxin-antitoxin system HicA family toxin gives MRRKHRRTLAALFRRPTQSGIRWDDIESLLLACGAYIQEREGSRVYIELDNVVAHFHRPHPEKEVRKGAVNSMRRFLREAGIEP, from the coding sequence ATGAGAAGGAAGCATCGCAGGACTTTGGCGGCGCTATTCCGCCGGCCGACTCAGTCAGGCATCCGATGGGACGATATTGAGTCGCTGCTTCTGGCCTGTGGGGCATACATCCAGGAACGAGAGGGTTCAAGAGTCTATATTGAGTTGGATAACGTTGTCGCACATTTTCACCGGCCACATCCTGAAAAAGAGGTCAGAAAGGGCGCGGTGAACTCCATGAGGAGATTCTTGAGAGAGGCTGGGATCGAGCCATGA
- a CDS encoding NAD(P)-dependent oxidoreductase: MKVVVTGGSGNIGQYVVRELVQHGHEIVSFDRVAPTQPEAGVHYRVGDHEDEGTIFELLAPAEAVVHLSAIPSPGTLANSYVFRTNVMGTYNVCEAAATLGLKKIVATSSINVLGMSFRYRDFVPHYLPVDENHPNLPQDPYGLSKVVGEDIVDMAHRRTGIPAVSIRPSHVVMPETWPERLAAMEANLNAFYGGFWGYADVRDLAVGFRLALETESAVHGAYYIVADDAFCPIPLAEASPLVFPGTEQIAAHLTGTESGITNAKAKHDLGFQAQYSWRDFA, from the coding sequence ATGAAAGTAGTTGTGACAGGCGGCAGCGGTAACATCGGACAGTACGTTGTAAGAGAGCTTGTGCAGCACGGGCACGAGATCGTCTCGTTCGATCGTGTTGCGCCAACGCAGCCTGAAGCCGGCGTCCACTATCGCGTCGGCGACCACGAAGACGAGGGTACGATATTCGAGCTTCTGGCCCCCGCCGAGGCCGTAGTGCACCTTTCGGCCATCCCTTCGCCTGGGACCCTCGCCAACTCGTACGTGTTCCGTACAAATGTGATGGGAACCTATAATGTGTGCGAGGCTGCCGCCACGCTGGGCCTCAAGAAGATCGTCGCCACGAGCAGCATCAACGTGCTCGGCATGAGCTTCCGCTACCGCGACTTTGTCCCGCACTACCTGCCGGTGGATGAAAACCACCCGAATCTGCCGCAAGACCCGTACGGTCTCTCCAAAGTGGTAGGAGAGGATATCGTGGACATGGCGCATCGGCGTACCGGCATTCCTGCCGTTTCCATCCGTCCGTCCCACGTGGTCATGCCGGAGACGTGGCCGGAACGACTGGCAGCGATGGAGGCGAATCTCAACGCCTTCTATGGTGGCTTTTGGGGCTACGCGGACGTACGCGACCTGGCGGTGGGGTTTCGCCTGGCGTTGGAGACGGAAAGCGCCGTGCACGGCGCCTATTACATCGTGGCCGATGACGCGTTCTGTCCAATTCCCCTCGCTGAAGCTTCGCCACTCGTCTTCCCAGGCACCGAGCAGATAGCGGCCCATCTTACCGGGACGGAATCAGGTATCACCAACGCCAAAGCGAAACACGACCTCGGTTTCCAAGCGCAGTATTCGTGGCGCGATTTTGCCTAA
- a CDS encoding TldD/PmbA family protein translates to MLDALLDKAKKTAEVAEVLFYESTELPISFEANRMKSINARESSGMALRIIKDGRIGLGYSTKLGGPGDLDALVASAVESAQFGAEAQFTLPSTHTTNGVTIFDPGVEALSLDSLVSLGSEALDLLRNHDDEFLCDVGASKRITHVRLLNSLGGGTDYRKSVVSLGASINLTRGEDILDVWHYSLSCQADVDPQAVAQRIIQRVEAAREHGAVSTKHMPVLFTPQGLGSTLMLPLRQALSGKTVLQGASPLSDKLGEQVFDEKLNVYDDGTIDNAVGSSPTDDEGIALQRTPLIENGHVCTFIYDLQTAGLAGAEPTGNGERSPDSLPSPGYHNVVVTPGDGGSLQDLIGGIDEGILVEFTMGASMGNLFSGDFSGNVHLGYKIENGKLAGRVKDTMVAGNSYEALKNIAAIGSEPEWVGGSFYAPPILVADLSVSTRAD, encoded by the coding sequence ATGCTCGATGCATTGCTCGATAAAGCCAAGAAAACGGCTGAAGTAGCCGAGGTGCTCTTCTACGAATCTACGGAACTCCCTATCTCCTTTGAAGCCAACCGCATGAAGTCCATAAATGCTCGGGAGTCAAGCGGCATGGCGTTGCGCATCATCAAGGATGGGCGCATTGGCTTGGGCTACTCGACAAAGTTAGGCGGGCCCGGCGATCTGGACGCCCTCGTGGCGAGCGCGGTCGAGTCCGCGCAGTTTGGGGCCGAAGCGCAGTTCACCTTGCCAAGCACCCATACGACGAACGGCGTCACCATCTTCGATCCCGGGGTGGAGGCGCTTTCGCTGGATAGTCTGGTATCGCTCGGCTCAGAGGCGCTTGACTTGCTGCGCAACCACGACGATGAGTTTCTGTGCGACGTAGGCGCGTCGAAACGCATCACACACGTCCGGTTGCTCAACTCTCTCGGCGGCGGCACGGATTACCGCAAGTCCGTAGTGTCCCTGGGGGCCAGCATCAATTTGACGCGGGGTGAGGACATCCTGGACGTCTGGCACTACTCCTTATCGTGTCAGGCTGACGTGGACCCGCAGGCGGTGGCGCAGCGCATCATACAGCGGGTTGAAGCCGCACGGGAGCATGGGGCGGTATCGACAAAGCACATGCCGGTGCTGTTTACACCGCAAGGGCTCGGTTCCACGCTCATGCTGCCGCTGCGGCAGGCGCTCAGCGGCAAGACCGTGCTGCAGGGCGCTTCTCCCTTGAGCGACAAGCTAGGCGAGCAAGTATTCGACGAGAAGTTGAACGTCTACGACGACGGCACGATTGATAATGCCGTCGGTTCCTCCCCCACCGACGATGAAGGCATAGCCTTGCAGCGCACCCCGCTCATCGAGAACGGACACGTCTGCACCTTCATCTATGACCTGCAGACTGCGGGGCTGGCCGGCGCCGAGCCGACAGGCAACGGCGAGCGTTCCCCGGACTCGTTACCGTCACCGGGATATCACAATGTCGTCGTGACACCCGGCGACGGCGGGAGCCTGCAGGACCTTATTGGCGGCATAGACGAAGGCATACTGGTCGAATTCACCATGGGCGCGTCGATGGGAAATCTCTTTTCGGGTGATTTCTCCGGCAACGTGCACTTGGGTTACAAGATTGAAAACGGCAAGCTCGCAGGCCGCGTGAAAGATACGATGGTGGCAGGCAATAGCTATGAGGCGCTGAAGAACATCGCGGCCATTGGCAGCGAGCCGGAATGGGTTGGCGGCAGCTTCTACGCGCCGCCGATCTTGGTTGCGGACCTGAGCGTGAGCACCCGTGCGGATTAG